The DNA window CTGCTCCTCCTCCGCCGGGACCGGACGCGGGCCGAGGCGGCGTTCGGGCTCGCGGGGAGCCTCGTCGTGCTGAGCCTGCTCGCCGTGGCACTGAAACACCTGGTGCCGCATCCCGGGCCGCCGGACGCCCTGCAGCGCCACGTCTTCCGGATGGGGATCAGCGTCCCGACGCCGTTCAGTTTCCCCTCGGGCCATACGCTGCGGGCGACGTTTATCGCGGGGACGGTGCTGCGCGGCGCGCCCGTCGCCGCGATCGCGGTCGTGGGATCGATGATGGCGTCCCTCGTGTACCTGGGCGACCACTGGGCGAGCGACGTCCTCGGCGGGCTATGTCTTGGGTGGGCGGCGGTTGAAACCGCACGCGCGGTGTGGTCCCGCCTGCGAGTGGAGCCGTAGATCCCCGCCGCACAAGCG is part of the bacterium genome and encodes:
- a CDS encoding phosphatase PAP2 family protein, encoding MRASPARLIASLILFLALAAVAAHETGHRWDVAVTTWVHRAAPAPDLPTALYVFAGNAEVVVAGAALAGLLLLRRDRTRAEAAFGLAGSLVVLSLLAVALKHLVPHPGPPDALQRHVFRMGISVPTPFSFPSGHTLRATFIAGTVLRGAPVAAIAVVGSMMASLVYLGDHWASDVLGGLCLGWAAVETARAVWSRLRVEP